Proteins encoded by one window of Bacteroidales bacterium:
- a CDS encoding DUF481 domain-containing protein: MRVFFIIIIILSLFTNTYSQVVNIEKKRINNKEKGMQGSIDLSIGFIKSESDIIQGKNSLKLQYNNNNSTFLFFNNISLIKADDKNFMNDGFQHLRYNYNISNSLVIAEFFVQHQYNTIKNLKKRFLTGAGPRIRISENDTIRFYTGYLCMYEYELLTDDTTQNQSFRLSAYISLGYNFNKNFSINHITYYQPVFIDFQDYRISSETYFSFKFATKLSFKLVYTLTYDTNPPLGINKLFYSLNNTISYSF; this comes from the coding sequence ATGCGTGTATTTTTTATTATAATCATAATTCTTTCATTATTTACAAATACATATTCTCAGGTAGTAAATATTGAAAAAAAACGAATAAATAATAAAGAAAAAGGAATGCAGGGAAGTATTGACCTTTCTATTGGATTTATTAAAAGTGAGAGCGATATTATACAAGGCAAAAACAGTCTGAAATTACAATATAATAATAACAACAGTACATTTTTATTTTTTAACAATATCAGTTTAATAAAAGCTGATGATAAAAATTTTATGAATGATGGTTTTCAGCATTTAAGGTATAATTATAATATAAGCAATAGTCTTGTTATTGCTGAATTTTTCGTTCAACATCAATACAATACTATTAAAAACCTGAAAAAAAGATTTTTGACAGGAGCAGGTCCAAGAATAAGAATATCAGAAAATGATACTATTCGTTTTTATACAGGATATTTATGTATGTATGAATATGAATTACTTACAGATGATACTACACAAAATCAAAGCTTTCGGCTAAGCGCCTATATATCACTTGGTTATAATTTCAATAAAAATTTCAGCATAAATCATATTACATACTATCAACCGGTATTTATTGATTTTCAGGATTATAGAATATCAAGTGAAACATATTTTAGTTTCAAATTTGCAACAAAATTATCGTTTAAATTAGTTTATACTTTAACTTATGATACAAACCCACCTTTAGGGATAAACAAACTTTTTTATAGTTTGAATAATACAATAAGTTATTCATTTTAA